The stretch of DNA ATTCTATCTGAAGCCTGATAAAAGCTCCGCTTGATGCTCAATATTCACAATGATCGCAATCCCCCCGCAAAATTCAGCTACTTCTCTGGGTGGAAATCAGCAGTGAATTATCCGTGTTTACAGGCACGCTTCCCGAACGCTTCACACTCCAATCTGAAAAAATTAGTGAAATCTTTGACAAACTCTGCGGATTCGTTGGGTTTATCCGAGTGGTATTAATATTGAGCGTACATTCTTTTTTCGGCAGGTCGCACCATGATCGGGCGTTTATTAGACCAGCGTTACCAAGTTGTCCAAGCCTTAGGTGCCGGTGGATTCGGAAAAACCTACATCGCCAAAGACACCCGCCGTCCTGGTGCCCCAACTTGTGTTGTCAAGCACCTCAAGCCTGCTAGTAGCGACCCTCATTTTTTGGAAACGGCTAGACGGTTATTCACTAGCGAAGCCGAAACTCTAGAACAACTGGGAAATCACGACCAAATTCCTAGATTATTAGCCAACTTTGAAGAAAACCAAGAATTTTACTTGGTACAAGAGTTCATCGATGGGCATCCCCTCAGCGCCGAACTCTCACCCAGTTATCGTTGGGAAGAAGGTCAAGTCATCCAGATGCTGCAACAAGTCTTGAGCGTTTTGGAATTTGTCCACTACAACGGCGTCATCCACCGCGACATCAAACCAGACAACTTAATCCGACGCAACTCAGATAGCAAGCTAGTTTTAGTTGACTTTGGCGCAGTCAAGCTACTGCGAACTCAAACACTCATCAATCAAGCACAAGCCAGTGCCACCGTTGCCATTGGCACTCCCGGCTATATGCCAACCGAACAAGCGCAAGGGAGACCCCGCCCCAATAGCGATATTTATGCTTTGGGTATGATTGGCATCCAGGCGCTGACGGGGCTAATGCCACTGCAATTGCACGAAGATCCTCAGACAGGTGAGATCCTCTGGCAGCATCTAGTGGCGGTCAGTCCAGGGTTGGCAGGTGTTTTAACAAAGATGACCCGCTACCACTTCAAAGACCGCTATCAGTCAGCAACGGAAGCACTACAAAACTTGCAACAGCTACTCTATGGGGGTGGACAGCCAGGAGTGGGGGTTGGATATCCACCCATCGAGTACACATCCGCTCCCCCTCCGCCCCCAACTCCACCGTCTGAACAGAAAACCTTTGCAGTCGTTCCTCCACAACCAACACCACAACCTACTCCAAAAGCAATCAGTCACGAGTACAATCGTCCTGTTGTTGCTCCCTCGTCTAATAAATTTCCCCTAGCGATGGGGATCGGGGTAGCTATTTTGGTATTTGCGGTAGGGGGGGCTATTGCTCTTTATCAATCCCAACCCAAGAGTAATGGAGGGTCTAAGAGCAATCCGAATGAAGTGGTAGACAAAGTACAAGAGACTTGCAAAGTTTCGGATGGGCCATTAAATGTACGTTCTAGTCCTAACGCTTCGGTAGTAGGTAGCGTCAAACAAGGGACGATTTTATCTGTTACCGGCACTGCACGAAATGGTTGGGTGCCGATTAGTTCGCCGCTCAAGGGATGGGTATTTAGAAAATATATCGATTGTGGCTCATCGGCCTCAACGCCTACCAAGCCCACTCCAACAACGACTGCCAAACCCTCTCCAGAAACGCCGAAACCTACCGTCGATCGGGGGCGGGAGATCATCGCCCAAGCGACGGAAAAATTTCAAGCGGGTGATTTCGACGGCGCGATCGCTCTCGTTAGATCCATTCCCACTAACAGTTCTGCTTACGGACAAGCGCGGGAAGCGCTGCAAGAGTGGTCTTTGAACTGGTCAGTTGCACAAGGGATATATCGGGATTCCCAAAGAGCTTTCGAGCAAGGTCGGTGGCAAGATGTAATTGCCGCTGCAAACGACCCTGGACTTCCCCAAATCCGGTATTGGCAAGATCGGTTACGCCAATTAGCTGCACAAGCCGAGCAAAAACAGAACGAACAAACACCGTCTCCCAGCCCCAGCGAAAGTCCCACCGAGAGTCCTAGTCCCACTGAAAGCCCTAGCCCGATTCAGAGTCCGAGTGAAAGCCCTCGCCCCACGGAGAGTCCGGCAACTGAGCCTTCCTTGTGACGACACTCAGATAAGTGCTAAGCGATCGCTTTCCGCTCAAATCGGGCACATTTCCCTACTTGCTCTCATCGGGAGGTGGAGGGAAAGGCACCAGCGCCGCTTGGAAGAAATAAACGCGACCGCAATATTGCGACCTGTTAGAACAGATCGTTTCTATCGCCACATTATTGACATTAGTAACATCAAATGACATGGAATCTTTCTGTCCAGGAGCAATCGTGCGAGAATGCTTACGCTGTCCATCTAAATAAATATTGACCGTGGTGGGAGGACTACCGCTGTCGTTATCCCGCATTCCATATTCCAAATTCAGAGTTTGGAAGTAAGTGTCATAACCCTCCGGCATGATTCTACAGGTCATCGACACAAAAGCATTGCCTGGGGCCAGACTGAGACGGCTGGTGTAGACGGCTCTACCCACAGCAACATCTGACTTATAAGGACGCCAACGACCAGGGCCAGTACTCACGCATTTAGTCTCTGGGAGAGAGACCGTACGCCGTGCCTGTACAGCTTGATTGCCCAGAGTCGCCAAGACAAAGGACAGCAGCCCGCCAACAAGAAGTTGACTGATCAACTTGGTTTTTTGCATGGAGAGATCGCCAAGTTAAAAGGTAACAATCTTTACTAATGATACCGAATCCCCAGCCCCTGAATTGGCACCGACTCCAATAATAATCAGAATGCGAGCGTTTGGGTTAGAGAAAGCGCGATCGCAATGGGCTGACTGACAAATCAGATCGGACTGAAGGCAAAATCCCGGACTTCTAAGAATTCCGGGATCTAAACCGCTGGCATCTCACCACTCAAATAAGACTGCAATATAAAATGCCTGCAACCCAAACCCCTAAGAGAGAGCGCTAGTGGGTGCTAAATACCCTAGCGGCAGCAGCAACACCGGCACCAGGAGTAAAGCCTTCGTATCCGACTTCTCGCAGTGTCGCTTCCAAAGCGGCAACGGCAGCGAGAATATCGCGATCGCTCACAAAACCCAAGTGACCAATCCGGAAGATTTTTCCTTTGAGATGGTCTTGTCCGCCAGCCAGGACGATGTCGAACCGCTTTTTCATCACGCTACGGATTTGCTCCGAATCCACCCCAGTCGGTGCCACAGCGGTAATCGCCGGACTGCCTGCACCTTCAGGTGCAAACAGCGGCAACGAGAGCGCATTCATCGCCTCGCGGGTGGCAGTCATCAGCCGTTGGTGACGGGCAAAAATCGACTCCAAACCCTCGGCCTTCATCATTTTCAGGGCAACGTGCAGCCCCACAAATAAGTTCACCGGAGGGGTAAAGGGAGTGGTGTTTTTGGCGGCATCTTTGCGGTACTTGCCCAAATCCAAGTAGTAGCGGGGCAACTTAGCCGTTTTGTAAGCTTCCCAAGCTTTCGGGCTGACAGAGACAAACGCGAGTCCTGGGGGAATCATGTAACCTTTTTGGGAGCCAGACCCCACCACATCAATGCCCCATTCATCAATCGGCAGATTAACAGCTCCCAAGCTGGTAACAGCGTCAACGATCATTAAAGCTTCACCGTGGGCTTTAACATGACGATTGATAGTTTCCAGGTCGTTGAGAACGCCAGTGGATGTCTCGCTATGGGTGACAATGACCGCTTTGATTTGTTTATCTGTATCGGCTTCGAGTTTTTCCCGGAATTGTTCTGGGTCGAGGGCTTGACCCCACTCAGCTTTTACCGTATCAACATTCAGACCGAAAGCTTGGCTAAGTTCCGCCCAGCGATCGCCAAATTTGCCATTACAGCCAACCAAAACGCGATCGCCTGGACTCAGGAAGTTAATGATGCCAGCTTCCATCGCCCCCGTGCCACTGGCAGTTAACATCAGCACGTCATTCTCGGTTTGGTGCAACCATTTCAGGTTTTGCGTCACCTCAGCCATCAGTTTGCTAAATTCACTGCTGCGGTGCCCAAATGGATGCTTGGCTAAGGCGAGTAATACCTGTTCCGGCACTGGTGTTGGGCCGGGAATCATCAACATTAACTTATCGTCCATCGATCTGTCCTTAAACTTGAAGAGCGCATACTCCAGAATCGCATATCTTTTCCAATCCATTCACCAATTAGCAATCAGCTTTTTAGCTTTTCGGAGTAATTGAGTAATCGATAGTCAGTAGTGGGTAATCGGTTTACAGTCTCTTTACGAGCTAGTACTGACAAGTAAGGAGTTAATAACTACTAAAAGATTGACAAAAAGCCAAATCTTTACTCTAATTTCTCCGGTGGGATTTTTCTTAAAAAAGCGGGAAGGTCTACCTGTAAATGTTTGTTGGGTTGAGGAGATGATAAAGGAGTTCGGTTGATTGGCTGAGGAATCTCAGCCACAGTTGGGGGTTCTATTGCCATCAGCAGTTCTTCCAGATCCTCAGGGCTATCTGCTAGCACTCGTTGCAAGAAATCCTTTAGTTTTTGAGCGCTACGAAGGCTAGCATTGCAACGGTCTTTCCAGTACTGGATGGCGGCTTCGTACTCATTTGCTTGCTGGGCTTGCATGAGAATTTGCTCTTGCAGGGTCGCGGTGTGAGTTTCTAATTCGGTTGTCTGGGCTTGATAGCGATCGCGCGACTCTGCTAAGTCGTGGCAAGCTTGTTGTAATCGAGCCTGAATTTTAGCTTGCTTGTCTAGCTGGTTTTCTAGGTCTTCAATCTGGCGGTGAAGAGCTTTAATGGTTGCATCCTGTTCACCAACCAAGTCTTCAGTCTCGGAAAGGTTTGCCAACAGTTGTTGCTGTTCTTCCAAAGTTTCGTTGGCTTCTTGGAGTTGATCTTCTAGCTGATTGATAACTGTAGCGCGATCGCTACATCGACGGTAAAGCGCCTGCATTTGCTGCTCCTGCTCTAGCGCCTGCACCTCCAAACGCCTCACTACAGTTCGAGCTTCCAGAATTTGAAATTCTAGCTCCTGCACTCGTTGTTGCTGTGCTTCTAAGGCTGTTTGTCGGTTCGCTAGCTCTTGTTCCAGAAGCGTTTGACTGTTTTGGATAGTCTGCCGGCTCTGAGCCAGCTGCCTCCGCAAACGTCCTAATTCCCCTTGCTGCGCCTCAGCTAAAGTTTCGATCGTCGCTAACAATTCTTGAACCGTTTCCTCTTTGAGAACCGCTTGCGATTGATGATTCTCTAGCGCTTGCTGCTGCTCGAAAAGCTGTTGCTTGAATTGATCGAGCGCCCGCTGTTGAAGATTCGCGGCTTCCTCTGTCGATGCCAGCTGAGTTTCTAAAAGATGTTGCTCGCTCAGTTGGAGCCTCAACTCACTGACACAAGCTTGGGATTCCTCCAACGCCTGCTCTAACTGATGAATGCGAGCTAACTGCTGCTGTTCTTGCGAAGGCGATCGCGCCAATTCCAGCGGTTCTGGAGGCTCCAGTTCACAGGATTGCCCTTGTGAGTCTTCTAACGAGGGTAATTCGCTGGGATGAGGCTGTGGAGTAGCAAGAGCATCCTTTGCCTCTGCGTCTGCTGAAGCTTCCTTTGAATTTAACCAAAAACGATCGGCTGAATCTGGTTCAGTCACTCCGAACCTCCCAGAAGTCAATAACGGTCTTGGAGCATCCAACAGCCATCTCGCATTTCCGAGTGATGAGTTAGCAGTTAGCAGTTCTCGGAGCGTTTATCACTGTTTATCACTTAAGTAAGTAGAAAGCATTGACCCTAATTTTAGGGCTTTCCGGCGATTTTTCTGTATTGAGGACGAAGCATCAGTGCCAGCATCTAGGCACAGAATTCAGGTATTTAACAACTCTGGCTTCGCCCCACACCCTTTCTAATCTCAATACCTTTTATACCTTGGGTTCTCGGTGTCCGGTGACAATATCTGGCGAAGGTGGTTGATCGAAGGCAATGTTATTCAGAGACCAACGGTAATCAATTGGTAAATTTGCTCGTTCGCAAGTTTGTTCGAGTTGCTTCTGTTGAGCCATTGCTTTGCGAAGAGTACCGATCAGCTGGTGAACTTGCTCCCGCACTGCCGGTTTTTGACTAACGGCGAACGAGGTGTGGCGTTCCAACACTTGCAGGAGTAATTCGTAGTGGATACGAGAGGGAAGAGGAATTGGCTCCATGAAACCTAATTTACCTATAGGGGTCAAGATATTGGGCAAGGATGAGGCGGAAGGGGGAATGAAAAAGTTCTTTATTCAATCTTTCATCCTTCCTCCTCCCTCCTTTATCCTGCAAAAGGGTTTTCATTCTAGGAAAACAGCTTGGCGATGCCAACAGCAGGGTCGGACTGTTTCACCAAGGACTCACCAATCAGCACCGCATCAGCACCCGCTTGCACAACCAAGCGAAGGTCAGATGGCGTGTGCAGACCCGATTCGCTAACGACAGCGATCGCCCGATCCCGCAACTCGCTACCTCGCGCCGCTAAAATCTGGCAGGTTGTTTGTAAGTCTACGGAAAAATCTTCCAGATTGCGATTATTTATACCAACTAGGGTAACGCCTTCTAAGGA from Coleofasciculus sp. FACHB-T130 encodes:
- a CDS encoding serine/threonine protein kinase — encoded protein: MIGRLLDQRYQVVQALGAGGFGKTYIAKDTRRPGAPTCVVKHLKPASSDPHFLETARRLFTSEAETLEQLGNHDQIPRLLANFEENQEFYLVQEFIDGHPLSAELSPSYRWEEGQVIQMLQQVLSVLEFVHYNGVIHRDIKPDNLIRRNSDSKLVLVDFGAVKLLRTQTLINQAQASATVAIGTPGYMPTEQAQGRPRPNSDIYALGMIGIQALTGLMPLQLHEDPQTGEILWQHLVAVSPGLAGVLTKMTRYHFKDRYQSATEALQNLQQLLYGGGQPGVGVGYPPIEYTSAPPPPPTPPSEQKTFAVVPPQPTPQPTPKAISHEYNRPVVAPSSNKFPLAMGIGVAILVFAVGGAIALYQSQPKSNGGSKSNPNEVVDKVQETCKVSDGPLNVRSSPNASVVGSVKQGTILSVTGTARNGWVPISSPLKGWVFRKYIDCGSSASTPTKPTPTTTAKPSPETPKPTVDRGREIIAQATEKFQAGDFDGAIALVRSIPTNSSAYGQAREALQEWSLNWSVAQGIYRDSQRAFEQGRWQDVIAAANDPGLPQIRYWQDRLRQLAAQAEQKQNEQTPSPSPSESPTESPSPTESPSPIQSPSESPRPTESPATEPSL
- a CDS encoding alanine--glyoxylate aminotransferase family protein; translation: MDDKLMLMIPGPTPVPEQVLLALAKHPFGHRSSEFSKLMAEVTQNLKWLHQTENDVLMLTASGTGAMEAGIINFLSPGDRVLVGCNGKFGDRWAELSQAFGLNVDTVKAEWGQALDPEQFREKLEADTDKQIKAVIVTHSETSTGVLNDLETINRHVKAHGEALMIVDAVTSLGAVNLPIDEWGIDVVGSGSQKGYMIPPGLAFVSVSPKAWEAYKTAKLPRYYLDLGKYRKDAAKNTTPFTPPVNLFVGLHVALKMMKAEGLESIFARHQRLMTATREAMNALSLPLFAPEGAGSPAITAVAPTGVDSEQIRSVMKKRFDIVLAGGQDHLKGKIFRIGHLGFVSDRDILAAVAALEATLREVGYEGFTPGAGVAAAARVFSTH
- a CDS encoding DUF5340 domain-containing protein, with protein sequence MEPIPLPSRIHYELLLQVLERHTSFAVSQKPAVREQVHQLIGTLRKAMAQQKQLEQTCERANLPIDYRWSLNNIAFDQPPSPDIVTGHREPKV